The genomic region TACCCTAATGATTTACTATTTGCCTTTCATTCTTCCCCTTTATTTATCTTATCTCAAATATATGCAAAATTAGCAGATGTTTATAATATGACTAATAAAGTTGTAAAAGCAAATGAATATTATTTGAAATCAATTGAAAATTCCATCAAATCAGGTAACACCTTAACGCTTGCGGGAGCGTATTGCGAGTGGGCTTTGATGCTAAATAAAACCGGAGAATTGGATAAAGCCATAAGAAAATTGCATAATTCAAAATATCATTATAATGAGATACAAAACAAACAGGGCCTTGCAAATGTCAATTTGCAAATAGCCCAAATAAACTTTAAAATGGGAGAATTCCAAGAATCTAATAAATATTTTGAATACGCCTTACAATTATCAATAGAAACCGGAGATAAAGAATTTATAAAAAAAATAAAAGAGAAGTATTCATTTCTTTATTTTAAAATATCCTTTCCTTATCAATTTCATAAATATCTTATGGATAATTATCTGGAGTATTTTGAGGAAGATTCGATTTTACAAATAAATTCTTTCATAAAAAATTACATATTCTCATTAGAATGGTATGGAGATTCAAAAAAAACTTCCGAGATGTTGAAATCAATTAAAAAGCATAAAGTGGATTGCACTTTAGAAGAAGAATTTATTCTGCAAACTGAAGGTTTTATTGCAAAGACAGCTGGAAACTATCCTGAAGCTGAGAGATTATTTAAGAAAGCTCTTAGTATTGCAACTGAAAATAAAAATAACTATGCAGTTATGATTGAACATTTCAACATTGCCGAAACTTTGTATAAACTCGGGAAATTGAAACAAGCTCAGATACAATGCAAATTCGGTAGGGCAATTGCAGAGAAAAATAGTTTTAATCGCTGGATAAATTTTGCCGGATTCGTAGATGCGGAGATAGGATTAAAAAATAAGGATATTAATTTGCGAATTGTAATTAGAACGTTACGCAAATGCCTCCAAGTTTCTAAGGAAATGAAAGATTGGATGATTAGTCTCAAAGCTCTGGCTTTAATCATTTTTGCATACAGATCTTTTAAAAGTCCCAGAAAAGAAATGCAATATAGAAATGAGTTTGATAAACTTCTTGAACTTGCTTTACAAAATCTCAATGAGACGGATCAGGAACTTCTTAAAGAGCATTTCCTTGTTAAATATGTGGAAGGTGAAGAGAAAATTGACAAATTTATTGAACCGCGTGTGAATCCTTCTGCATATGTTATACAGCATAGGTTTTTCGATTTACTCCAGCATACGGATTTGAAGCAGATCAAATTCAATATCAAAAGGATGATTGCTAACTATTTGGGAGCACATAAATTTGAAATTTCTGTTTTTGATGAAAAAACACGGAAGAGAAGGATTTGGTTTGATGGTGGATTTGACAGTTTTAAGAAATATCATGAAGCTAAGATTGATCTTGCTAAGAAAAGTCAGCAGACTCAGTATTATAAATTCAATAACGTCCACTATTGCCACACCCCACTTTTTCTGAAGAATGAACTAATAGGAATTCTTTCATTATGTGATGATGCCGAGATGCATTTTAAATATGCAGAGAAAAAGCGTATTAAGATATCCAGTTTTTATCTCGCTGTAATCCTAAAAAAAATGGATGAATTTCAGCTGGTATTAAAGCAAAGAGAACAAGTTACAAACTTATTGAGTATCAGCCGAGATATTCTTCAGATAATGGATTTGGATATAATGAAAAACCGTATAACTGAAAATGCCATTCAGTTAACAGCTGCGGAAAAGGGATTTTTTCTTTCGGTGGACGAAAATGAAAATTTTATTTTTGATGTCGGTTTGTTGAAAAATGGGGATAAGATAGAGAAAAGACATTTCGAAATAAAAACGGATATTATCCGTGAAGTCTATCAACTGGTTCTTTCCAAATCGGACTCCACTTTCACACCTGATCAACTATATTTTTCCATTAGGGAAGGGGATAGGACCATTTCGATTTTTTGTGCACCTTTAAGCGTTAACAATAAATTGTTTGGTTTTGTATATCTCGAAGGTAGTTATGGAGATATCAGAAATATTGAGTTCAAATTATTGGAAATATTCGCACTGATGTCCGAAAATGCAATAAAAAACTGCATTGATTATGAAAAATTGCAAGATGCCAATGAAAAGTTGCTCGAGATTGATTATGAACGTGCTCAATTTATCAACATTTCGTCTCATGAATTTAATACTCCAGTACAAATTCTGAAAGGATACATAAAGATATTGAAAGATAAAAATTCATCGGAAAAATTAAAAGAAAATTCAATTCGCATAATGGAGAATAATATTAACAGATTATCATATAGTTTGAATAATGTCTTACAGATGAATGCCCTGGGAAAAACAGATTTTCTAATTAATCAAGAAGTTTTGGATGTAAAAGATTTGTTAGAAATTGTTTACGATGAGATGGGAGCAGGTGCAGAATCAAGAAAGCAAAAGCTGATTTTGGAATTGCCGGCTGATTTGCGACCGATAAAAGCAGAAAGAATTAGCCTTTTGAACGCAATTAAAAATTTAGTGCTGAATTCTATCAGATTTACAGAGGATTATGGGGAGATTACGATCGGCGCCCGAAGATCAAGATTCAAAAAAGAAGAAGTAAATAATATTAAAACTACAATTATTTATGTGAAAGATAATGGACTCGGTATTCCATCCTATGAACTTGATAATATTTTTAAAGAATTTTATGAAGTTGCTGATATTAAGGCACATCACTCCGGTATTATGGAGTTCAAATCCGCAGGACTCGGGCTGGGACTTCCGCTTACAAAATCCATTATTGAAATGTTTGGAGGAAAAATTTGGGTTAAAAGTATAAAGGGTGAAGGTTCTACTTTTTATATTGCTTTACCTGAAGTTGAAAGTAAGGAATAAAGTATCGGATTAGCGGTAAAAGAGAATATTTGGAATAAAACTATGTCTGAAAAATTTCATTTCCCCCAAAATCCTACAACATCTTCTTCCTTACAAACAAAAAAACAAAATAGCTGCATAAAATAGAAATTGCAAAAGAAACCAGAGTCCCACCGATCAGCCCGAAAGGGATAATGGCAAAACGCAATGTCGCTGCAAAAGCCACCACATTTGCCGGTGCACTGATCATCAATATTTTCATCACAGCCATCGAAAACGATTTGCCGTGGGCTAAGTAAGTTATTATCATTGTGGAAGTCATTACAGCCGGAAAACACGAAAACGCACCTCCGAGCAATGGCCCTCCAAATTTTGCAATAGTAACCGCCGAAGCAATGATCCCACCACTTATCAAACCTCGCATTATGAGCTGCAAAAAAGAGTATTTGATATTTCGTTTTTTTTGCGGAACGATGACCATCCTTTTTTCTGGAATATAATAGCAAATACTTACCAAAAAAATAAGGATAGGAAAACCGAGTAAAAAATTATCAAACTCTACCAAATACAATCCAAACACGAACATTAGCCAGCTGAACATAGCTCCGCTAACAGCAAGCAAAAAACTTTTTGGGAGGAGAAGTATATAAATCAGAACGAATACTGCATTCATCCCCATAATTATCGGAACTATCGCAGTTGCTTCACGGACAACGTAAACATTTTGAGTCCAGCCAATAAAGAAAAATGAGATCAATACCGTGGTGGGTAAACCGGCAAGAACTCCACCCACTTTTGTCCCGAATTTTTCAGCGACAATAGTGGAGGTGGTTATCCAGATACTTCCGGCAAGAAAACTCAAAATGAGTTTTGGAATGAATAAATTTATCACAAGTTATTATTTCATAAAGATTTATTTCATTTTTCAACACGAGCTGCTACCAACAATTTTGTCAGAGGATATCCGCCAGCTGCGGACAAACCTGTGTCAGTGATAAAAAACAAGGCTATATTATTTTTCCTATTTAGAGTCTATCCGTAAACTCGCATATCAAGTAAAATATATTCTTCATCCTTTTTACAACTCATCCCCTAACCCCTTCTCTTCAAAGAGAAGGGGAACTTTTGTCTCCCTCTCCTCGATAGGAGAGGGTCGGGGTGAGGTCGAAAAATCATACTTTACGGATGGACTCTAATTAGTGCCTGTCCGTAAATTCCGGATGGAAATTATTTATTATACAAAAACCGCTTAACTTTTTTTGTAGGAGTTTTTTCAAATTCTTCAGGGAAGATTTCCAATTTTGAAATTTTGGAATATGCCGGCAGCATTTTATTGATTTTTGATAAATTTTTTTTCATTATTGATTCGAGTTCATTTTCTTCAATTTTTTTGGCATCCATTTTTTCAAAGTCTGGATAAATCAGGGCTATGAGTTTGTTTTCTTTTTTTACTAACAGGGATTCTTGCACACAATCAAGATTGTTCAGTTTAGATTCAATCTCTTCGGGAAAAATGTTTTGTCCAGAAGGACCGAGGATCATGCTTTTGCTTCTTCCCTTTATGTAAATATAATTGTCAGCATCAATTAAACCAAGATCACCCGTATGCAACCAGCCGTCTTCAAAGCATTCTGAAGTAATTTTTTCTTCTTTATAATATCCTTGCATCAAATTTTCGCCTTTCACCATTATTTCTCCTACGATATTTGCAGAATCTTCCGAATCTATCTTTGCCTGCATAGTGAAAACCGTTTCTCCTACGGATTTTGATTTGTGGTTTTCCCAGTTAGCGTAACTGATAAGCGGGGCGCATTCTGTCATTCCGTAACCGATGGTGAAAGGAAATTTGATTTTCTTAAAAAATGTCTCTACTTCATCATTTAGAGGAGCACCGCCAATAACGATTTCACGAAAATTTCCTCCAAAAACAGTTACGAGTTTTTTGCGTATTTTTGTGTAAATGGCATTTTTTATTCCGGGCAAACCGAGTAAAACCTTCATCAAGGCTTTGCTTATTGTGGGCTTTATCTGTTTGTTATATATTTTTTCGATGATCAGGGGAACGGAAAGGATCAGGCGAGGTTTCACTTCACCAAAGGCTTTCAAAATTATTCTCGGAGATGGAATTTTATTAAGGAAAGTTATATGACAACCGGAGCAAAAGGGAAAGAGGAATTCAAACGTACAACCAAAAGTATGTGCAATTGGTAAAAATGAAAGAATCGTATCACCTGGTTCCAACTTCATTTTTTCTTGAGCATAAACAACATTTGCTGCAAAATTATTATTTGTCAGCATAACTCCTTTGGAAAATCCGGTTGTGCCGGAAGTATAAATGATTCCGTGTAAATCATTGTTGGAAATTTTTGAAAAAGTGATTTTATTTTCATTTTTTTCTGCGTTTTGCTGCCTAAATTCATCCATATCGGATTTGAATTTATCTTTCAGATTTTTTTTGGGTGAATAGAGGAGAGATAAATTTTCCAGAGAGAAGATTGCGATAATTTCCTTAAGATTTTCACAATTCAGGTTTTCGTAAATATCTTCCAAAGCAAACAGAAGGACAGAATCAGAATGATTTACGATGTGATGGACATCAGAAGCGTGAAAGTCCGGCAGAATGGGAACTATGACAGCTCCGTAACTAACTGTGGCAAGATAAACGATTGCCCAATTGACTGAATTTTTCCCGAGAAGGGCAATTTTGTCTCCCTTTTTTACACTCAATTTTCTAAATATGTAGTGCATTTTCAAAATTTCACGGGAGATATCACCATAGGTTAGAGCCTCTCCTTTATAATCGGAAAAAGCAGGTAAATCCCAATTGCTGTTAATGCTCGATTCAAGCATCTTTACAAAGTTTTCTTTCATCATAATTTCACCTCTTTAGTTACTTGCGGTTATTCCAGCGGTTAATAATTATTTCGTTTTGAAATATAAGTCCGATAAATATTTTTGTTAAAATTTGTCAAACATTACAAATTTTAATATGCTGAAATTATGTCAAAAATGGGAAGAAGGGCAAGTTACCTTTCTCTCATTCTCTTTTTTCTTGACGAAATCAGCTCCTATTCAAGTAAAAGTAATATATGAAAGACATTCAAAATCAAAAAGATACTCGAAATATTTTCATCAACAAAGTTGGTGTTAAAGATTTGAAATATCCTGTTGTGCTCGAAGATCGGGAAAATGGCAAACAGCACACCGTTGCAAATGTGAACATGTTTGTGGAACTTCCTCGGCATTATCGTGGTACCCATATGAGCCGATTTGTAGAGATTTTGAATAACTATCATCGAGAAACTATCATTGATAATTTGGAAAATTTGCTTCTGGAAATGAAGAGAAAATTAGATGCAAAAGTCGCCTATATAGAATTTGAATTTCCCTATTTTATCACGAAAAAAGCACCAGTGAGCAAGAAAATTTCCCAGATGAGTTATCAATGCAAATTTGATGGATCTTACGGCGATGAATTTATTATGGAGATGGTCGTAAAAGTTCCTGTTCAGACTCTTTGCCCTTGTTCAAAAGAGATTAGTGATTTTGGTGCTCACAACCAAAGATCGTATGTAACGATTAGCGCCGTTTATAGCGAATTTATCTGGTTGGAAGAATTGATAGAAGTGGCAGAAAGATCCGGAAGTGCTGAATTATATTCATTGTTAAAACGAGAAGATGAAAAATACGTTACTGAAAAAGCATATCAAAATCCAAAATTTGTGGAAGATGTTGTCAGAAATATTTCCAGTGAATTGAAAGGCAATCCCAGAATAATTTCCTATAAAGTAGAAGCGGATAGCATGGAATCCATTCATAATCATAACGCTTATGCAATGGTAAAGTCCGATTAGAAATAATAAAGCGGAACACGTGTCCTCTCGTGTTGATTAAAAAAATGCAAAAGGAGAAAAATGTCTGAATTTAGAGATGAAATCGTAGAATTTTGTAACGATTTTTTAAAAGTTGATGATTTCAAAGATTATTGCAGAAATGGTCTGCAAGTTGAAGGAAAAACCAAAATAAAGAAAATTGTGATTGGAGTGAGCCTTTCGGAAAAGTTTATAAAATCTGCAATCTCCCAAAATGCTGATATGCTTATGGTTCATCACGGATTATTCTCCAATCAGTTTGGGAAACCGCCGAGGATAACAGGGATTTTGCGTAACCGTCTTAAATTGCTGATTGAGAATGATATTAATCTTTGCGGATATCATCTCCCGCTGGATGCAAATCCGAAAATCGGGAATAATATCAGCCTCTTAGAGATTTTAGGTTTAAAAAAAATCAAAGCGATTAGCACCGTAAGTTATGGTGAAATTGGATTCATCGGTAAAACAAAAGAACCGATTTCCTTTGAAGACTTTGTGGAAAAAGTAAATAATGAATTGCAAACCGATAGCTATTTTATTAAAGCAGGTTCTGATTTTGTGGAAAAAGTCGGCATCATTTCCGGGGGTGCTTCAAATAATTATGCAGATGCGATCACATCCGGAGCTGATACTTATCTTTGCGGAGAGATTCAAGAAAACGTCGTGAGAGAAGTAGAAGAAGCCGGAATTAATTTCATCAATGCCGGACATTACAACTCTGAAAAACTCGGAATAAAAAATCTGGGCAAATTAGTAGAAAAGAAATTTGACGTGTCCGTGGATTATATTGATATTCCTAATGTTGTGTAATTGTTTAATGAGCAACAAACAAAAGCGAACAAAAACACAGAAAATGTTATTTATTATTTTTTTCTGTGTTTTTTGTGTTAAATTAATTTAAGAAATTAGAAAGGGAAAAATTATGATTAAATATTTATTCTTTTTTGTTTATGCAGCAATTTTGCTGGGAATTGGTGTTTATGGAATGAAAAGGGCGAAAACTTTTGGAGACTTTTTTCTCGGTTCTCGTTCTATTGGTCCCTGGCTTTCGGCTTTTACGTATGGAACGGCATATTTCAGTGCGGTTTTATTGATTGGGTTTGCCGGAAAACTTGGCTGGGGATTTGGATTTTCATCATTATGGGTTGCCTTAGGGAACACTGTTGTCGGCACCCTTTTTGTCTGGCTAATAGTTGGTAAACGAATCCGCGCCGCTTCTCTTGAATTGGATGTTTACACAATGCCGGAATATTTGCACAAGCGTTATGATTCAAATTTTCTCAAAATATTTGGTGCTGTTGCTATTTTTATATTTTTGGTGCCGTATGCCGCCTCTGTTTTTTTGGGATTGAGTTATCTCTTTGAAATTGCATTTAAAATTAATTTCAACCTAATTCTTCTTGTTATGGCAGTTTTTACAGGACTTTATATGATTCTCGGTGGTTTTCGTTCAATTGCAATCGTAGATTTTATTCAGGGAATCGTGATGATCTTTGGCGTGGGAATGCTGGTTTATTTTGGTATTACGAAGGCAGGTGGATTTTCCGAAATAGTATCAAAATTGGATACTATTAATCCCAAACTTACCGGTTTGATTGGACCTCCCGGATTTTTTCCATTATTTTTCATTGTGATAATTACCAGCGTGGCTCCCTTTGCTATGCCGCAACTAATCCAGAAATTTTATTCCATCAAGGACGATCGTTCAATAAAAATCGGAGCAATAGTTTCTACGGTTTTTGCAGTAATTATTACCGGAGCAGCCTATTTTACCGGTTCACTTACACGCGTATTTATTAATGCAACAAAATATCCCGAAATTTTTACAAATGGCAGGCCGATGGTGGATAAACTTATTCCCATATTCATTCGTGATGTGATTCCCTCTGGCATTTCTTTTGTTATTCTATTGCTTGTTTTATCTGCTTCAATGTCCACACTTGCCTCTCTTATTTTTGTATCTGCTTCTGCAATCGTAAAAGATCTTTATCATGGATATAGCAAAAAAAATGTTTCGGATCGTAATTTGAATGTTCTAATGCGGTTTTTTTGCGGAGTATTTATAATTATTTCTGTGATATTTGCAGTTCTAAAACCAGCAATTATTCTCACACTTCTTCTCATTTCGTGGGGAGCAATTGCTGCTACATTTCTTGCCCCGTTCCTCTATGGACTTTATTGGAAAAGGGCAAATAAGTATGCTGCAAATATTAGTGCAGTTCTCGGTGTTGCAATTACAATGGTGCTTTTCCTGATTCTTCCGGCAAATAAAATTCCCCTTATCGCAACCTTAGGGATGGGAATCCCGTTAGTGGTTTTCCCGATAATTGTCTGGCTATCTCCGAAAATATGAAACGTCGTAAACGGCGTGGTGAAGCTCGTGCCTTTATTTTCCTATTTGCAGGATGTGTATTCATTGATCCTGCCTGTTTTCTGTTGGAGAAAAAAATAGTCTATCCGTCCACCGCAGTTATATCGCCCAAAACAAAATGGAAAAAATCCTTCGAAAAATGTTATGAAAACGAGGAATGAGAATGGCCCGGTCCTTTCACGGGTGTGAAAGAAAAATAAAAAGTAAAAGTATCCCAACTCTTCACGAATAAGAATGAACAATGAAAACAATAAAATAGCCCAGTCCTTCGAAAAATGTTATGAAGACGAGGAGTGAGAATAGCCCAGTCCTTTCATCGCTGTGAAAGAAAAATTAAAATTAAAAGTAGCCCAACTATTCACGAATAAGAATGAACAATGAAAACAATAAAATAGCCCAGTCCTTTAGGACTGGGAAATGAGAAAAAAGAAATAATCCACGCCGTTCACGGCGTTATACCAAAAAAAAAGACGGCAGTCAAATCATTGAGTGCCGTCTTTTTTATATTCAGATGAAGATTTATCTCATAAGGATCATTTTTTTAACGTCAGATTTGTAAGTATTGCTTTCGATTCTATAGAAATATATACCACTGGAAAGAGCATTTCCTGATTTGTCAGTAGCGTTCCAATCTACAGAATTTTGACTTCCAGCCTGAAGGTTATTGATCTGTGAAACTTGCTGTCCGAGGATGTTATATATTTTTAGAGTTGCATTATGGACATCAGCATTTTTCAAACTATAAGAAATTTTTGTACTATTTTGAACCGGATTTGGGAAGTTTTGAGCAATGCTATTTGTGAAATGAGCGGGAGGTTCATCACCGATAGCATATCCTCCGGAAATTAGCGAAAAACCGGTTCGTTCCAAATCAAAACGATACATTGAGTAAAGAATATTTTCTGTTCCAGCTGTTGTTTTATAGTCAACAATGTCCACATTGTAAGCAGAACCAAAAGCAATATCAAGATCACCATCTCCGTCAGCATCAATAATTGCAGGTGGAGACGCAATCTGATAACCAATATCTATTGGGAATTCCATAACAGGTTCACCATCAACACCAAAGCCGTATAAATAATTGTCTTTACTACCAAAGACGAAATCTTGTATTCCGTTGTTGTTTACATCAGCCACGATCGGAGTTGAATAAATTGCATCTCCAGTATCATTAGGCCAACCATCATGATCGTTTCCATAATAATCAATAAGATGCGCGGTTCCGTCTTGAGAGCCGATCATAAACCAAAGGTCTTGCACGGTTGATCCGCCGCTGAGATTGATGGCGAGAGGAGAACTGGTAAAGTTACCGGAAGTTTCTGCAAAATTCAGCAAATTTCCATTAGAGTTAATAAAAGCCAATCGTCCACCTGTATCGCCAACAAGAATGTAAGTTTCATCGCTAAATTCAATAATTGTTGGAGCACCTTGAACGGAACTGCTCAAGTTAATAGTCCATTCGACTTCAGCGTCTTTATTTATACAAGAGACATCGCCGGTAAGTGTGGCAGCAATAATTTCTTTATTTCCGTTACCATTAATATCTGCAACCGCCACTCCGGAATTCATATAAATAGTTCCGGAAATTGCAATTGGAAAGTTTGGAAAATCGTTTCCGGCTGAATCAATTACATACAATTGTCCGTTTGCCGATTGGAAAATAATTTCCTTGCTTCCATTCCCATCAATGTCTGCTACAGTGGGAGTTACCATGACATACATAGATGCTTGATATGTAAAAAGTTCATCTCCATTTGGTTCTAAGACAACAAGTTCATTACTATTCGATCCACAGATAATATTTTTTTCTCCATTGCCGTCAATATCTGAGATGGCAACCGAGCCTTTAATATTATTCTGGGTATCATATGGGAAACCTGTGTATTCGTTTCCTTCGATATCGAATCTGTGAATTTTGCCACTATTATCACCGAATACTACATCATAAGTTCCACTTCCGTCAAAGTCCACAAAAGCAGGGCTACCATTTACGCCACCAACAACGGTAACCGGCCAACCTACAAGGTCCATTGTAACATCAAGGGGAACAATTAGATCGGCAGAATATCCATCATTTGATTCTACATGCAAAGTTAAATCAATTGTGCATGCACCGGCACCTTGAACAACTTCAAGTTTGAATGGATCTGTGATATTTGTTTGGGCGGATCCGGCCGGAATGTCACTGTATGTTCCGATTGAATCTAAAATAATTACTCGGGGATCATTACATCTGAGACGGGCAACAATATCTGTGGCAGTAGAAAAACTGATTTTATTTTGGATAGAAATGCGAACATCAGCGGTTTCACCCGGATTGATACGTCCGTCATAATCACCGATAGTTTCGGAAGCGAAAATTTCTTTATAAGAAAGATAGGGGAGGAAACCACCGTTAATATGAATAATTCCAGCAGAGACACTTGTGAAACCCATAGGAATAATTCCGTCTGGCAAGTCATACCAACCGTCTGAACTACCACCCCAACCAAAATTGAGATGATATGTGTCAGCGGCGCTATTATAGCCATCAAGAACAATAGCATGGCCGGGATTCCCGTTAAGGCTTAAGTGAATGGGAAGTCCATCCATCATATCATCTTGGACATTGCTATAAAAATATGTGGAGCCACCGGATTGATAAAGAGCACTGTCATAATCAAATTTATACAAAAAAGCATTATCCACGTCAGATGAGTATGCGCCGGAGCCATCAGTAGAATAACACATTTCTACGGACACTCCTGCTGCAAAACCCAAAGCAGCAATAGATTGATCTGAAATGGGTTCATTTGTCATATATTCTTCACGCAGAAGGTCGAGATAAAGGTTTAGGTTAGGAAAATTTGGAAAATCCAAACTCTGGTAATCATTGTCAACATTACACCATTGGTTTCCTGTATAGGGTTGATAATTGTAATCATCACTATTATAGAATTCTGCATCACCTATAAATCTGTGATAATTAATTATTTGTATCATCGCGGTTGCAACACAACCCACATAAGATCTGCCACCTGTGTTTGGATCAAGAGGGCAATAAGCGTTATATGGAGCAGGATTTTGATTCCATTGAGTTTCTACCCAGCCGCCGGTTGTAGTAGTTCCTTCCGGGGGATAGATAGCGCGGTCTCTTGTGTTAAATTGAGCGGAATTTTTGGTTAAATAATCATTCCAAAGTTGATTGTTATCTGAAATTAGCTGTGAAGGAAATTGTTCAATGCCTTGAATATGCAAACTTAGTTCTTTTCTTAACCATTGAAAAGCAATATTTGAAGGGACATCTTCAGTAGAGAAATTATTCCTATATGAAATTCCGGCAATCGGGGTCAGATCTGTGTCTGTGCTTACGAGCACAAATCCTTGAGGGGTAAGGTGGAAAATAAAGCCAACTCGATTGTTCTCAATATTTAACAATTCTTCACAATTGTTGATAGAAAAATCAGTTTTGCCATCCAAACTTATTTTGAATTCAGCAACTTCTGTGGCAGCATTTTGGGTGATCGGACTTGCCAAAAGTCCGATATTCGCAAAAAGAAAAGCCACAATTAAGATTGGTATAATTCTTTTCATAATGTACTCCTTTGTACTTTTGTTTATTTTTTATTTAGTGATTTCAAAAACACATATTGCATAAAGCTTGTCAATTTTTATGATTTCAATTCTTATTTTCTGCAAATTTATTATGTGTTTTTCGCACGAGTCCTTTTTTAATAGTGTTTTATTTAATCGGGTTCCTGATTTCTTACTACCAATTTGTAATAATTTGTTGTTTGTGATTTTTGTATGTTTTTCGTTGGCATATCTGTTAGTTCAAACTCAATAATAAATCCATAAATTGCCACTCTTATTCTATCGCCGATTTGAACTAATTTTGAAGGTTTTGCAGTTGCTCCATTGATTTGAACGAGATTGTTATCGCACGCCTTTTTGGCAATTGAACGATGTTTAACAATGCAAAGCACGTCTAATAATTTATCTATTCTCATAATTATTCCTAATTAGTTTCCATCCGTAAACTACTATTTTATCAGTGGTTCCACCAGCTGGTGGATGATTCGACGCAGAAAAACACTGATTATGCTGATGAACGCTGATATTACACT from Candidatus Cloacimonadota bacterium harbors:
- the folE2 gene encoding GTP cyclohydrolase FolE2 produces the protein MKDIQNQKDTRNIFINKVGVKDLKYPVVLEDRENGKQHTVANVNMFVELPRHYRGTHMSRFVEILNNYHRETIIDNLENLLLEMKRKLDAKVAYIEFEFPYFITKKAPVSKKISQMSYQCKFDGSYGDEFIMEMVVKVPVQTLCPCSKEISDFGAHNQRSYVTISAVYSEFIWLEELIEVAERSGSAELYSLLKREDEKYVTEKAYQNPKFVEDVVRNISSELKGNPRIISYKVEADSMESIHNHNAYAMVKSD
- a CDS encoding Nif3-like dinuclear metal center hexameric protein — its product is MSEFRDEIVEFCNDFLKVDDFKDYCRNGLQVEGKTKIKKIVIGVSLSEKFIKSAISQNADMLMVHHGLFSNQFGKPPRITGILRNRLKLLIENDINLCGYHLPLDANPKIGNNISLLEILGLKKIKAISTVSYGEIGFIGKTKEPISFEDFVEKVNNELQTDSYFIKAGSDFVEKVGIISGGASNNYADAITSGADTYLCGEIQENVVREVEEAGINFINAGHYNSEKLGIKNLGKLVEKKFDVSVDYIDIPNVV
- a CDS encoding C10 family peptidase; the encoded protein is MKRIIPILIVAFLFANIGLLASPITQNAATEVAEFKISLDGKTDFSINNCEELLNIENNRVGFIFHLTPQGFVLVSTDTDLTPIAGISYRNNFSTEDVPSNIAFQWLRKELSLHIQGIEQFPSQLISDNNQLWNDYLTKNSAQFNTRDRAIYPPEGTTTTGGWVETQWNQNPAPYNAYCPLDPNTGGRSYVGCVATAMIQIINYHRFIGDAEFYNSDDYNYQPYTGNQWCNVDNDYQSLDFPNFPNLNLYLDLLREEYMTNEPISDQSIAALGFAAGVSVEMCYSTDGSGAYSSDVDNAFLYKFDYDSALYQSGGSTYFYSNVQDDMMDGLPIHLSLNGNPGHAIVLDGYNSAADTYHLNFGWGGSSDGWYDLPDGIIPMGFTSVSAGIIHINGGFLPYLSYKEIFASETIGDYDGRINPGETADVRISIQNKISFSTATDIVARLRCNDPRVIILDSIGTYSDIPAGSAQTNITDPFKLEVVQGAGACTIDLTLHVESNDGYSADLIVPLDVTMDLVGWPVTVVGGVNGSPAFVDFDGSGTYDVVFGDNSGKIHRFDIEGNEYTGFPYDTQNNIKGSVAISDIDGNGEKNIICGSNSNELVVLEPNGDELFTYQASMYVMVTPTVADIDGNGSKEIIFQSANGQLYVIDSAGNDFPNFPIAISGTIYMNSGVAVADINGNGNKEIIAATLTGDVSCINKDAEVEWTINLSSSVQGAPTIIEFSDETYILVGDTGGRLAFINSNGNLLNFAETSGNFTSSPLAINLSGGSTVQDLWFMIGSQDGTAHLIDYYGNDHDGWPNDTGDAIYSTPIVADVNNNGIQDFVFGSKDNYLYGFGVDGEPVMEFPIDIGYQIASPPAIIDADGDGDLDIAFGSAYNVDIVDYKTTAGTENILYSMYRFDLERTGFSLISGGYAIGDEPPAHFTNSIAQNFPNPVQNSTKISYSLKNADVHNATLKIYNILGQQVSQINNLQAGSQNSVDWNATDKSGNALSSGIYFYRIESNTYKSDVKKMILMR
- a CDS encoding sodium/solute symporter (Members of the Solute:Sodium Symporter (SSS), TC 2.A.21 as described in tcdb.org, catalyze solute:Na+ symport. Known solutes for members of the family include sugars, amino acids, nucleosides, inositols, vitamins, urea or anions, depending on the system.) — encoded protein: MIKYLFFFVYAAILLGIGVYGMKRAKTFGDFFLGSRSIGPWLSAFTYGTAYFSAVLLIGFAGKLGWGFGFSSLWVALGNTVVGTLFVWLIVGKRIRAASLELDVYTMPEYLHKRYDSNFLKIFGAVAIFIFLVPYAASVFLGLSYLFEIAFKINFNLILLVMAVFTGLYMILGGFRSIAIVDFIQGIVMIFGVGMLVYFGITKAGGFSEIVSKLDTINPKLTGLIGPPGFFPLFFIVIITSVAPFAMPQLIQKFYSIKDDRSIKIGAIVSTVFAVIITGAAYFTGSLTRVFINATKYPEIFTNGRPMVDKLIPIFIRDVIPSGISFVILLLVLSASMSTLASLIFVSASAIVKDLYHGYSKKNVSDRNLNVLMRFFCGVFIIISVIFAVLKPAIILTLLLISWGAIAATFLAPFLYGLYWKRANKYAANISAVLGVAITMVLFLILPANKIPLIATLGMGIPLVVFPIIVWLSPKI
- a CDS encoding S4 domain-containing protein, which codes for MRIDKLLDVLCIVKHRSIAKKACDNNLVQINGATAKPSKLVQIGDRIRVAIYGFIIEFELTDMPTKNIQKSQTTNYYKLVVRNQEPD